CCGTAGGGAGACGGATCACTGCGGCGTCTCCAGGAAGCCGCTAAGGCTGACCACCGCGCGCTCGCGCAGGTCGCCGCTGGCGCTGCGCTGCTCGGGCGCCACCCACAGGGTCACGCGGCGCATGGCCGGCTCGCTGGTGGCCTCGATCTCGCTCTGCCACACCCAACGGCGCCCGGCGAACTCCACCTGGCCCTGATCACGACCATCGGCGGGCGGTGTGTCGGCCAGTTGCAGCTCGGTCAAGCGGTTGTCGGCCACCCACATGGCCAGGGTCTTGTCCTCCAGTTGGCCAGCGGTGCGCACGCTGCGGGCGCTGGCCGTCAGCACGCTGGCGGCGACCAGGGCGAAGATGGCCAGGGCCACCAGCACTTCGAGCAGGGTAAAGCCGCGTGCTGATTTCATCCGCTGCGCCCCGTGCCCAGCTCCTCGACACGCGGCAGGCCGAAGCCATCGCTGGACAGTTGCAGGCGCAGGCCATCACGCCGGCGTTCGCCCAGGCGCAGCCGGAAAGGGGTCAGCTCGCCGCTGGAGAGAATCAGCAGTTGCGGGTTATCGGCGCTGGCCTTGGCCGGCAGGCTCGCGGCCTGGTCGGCATCTTCGC
The genomic region above belongs to Pseudomonas sp. GOM7 and contains:
- the gspI gene encoding type II secretion system minor pseudopilin GspI; translated protein: MKSARGFTLLEVLVALAIFALVAASVLTASARSVRTAGQLEDKTLAMWVADNRLTELQLADTPPADGRDQGQVEFAGRRWVWQSEIEATSEPAMRRVTLWVAPEQRSASGDLRERAVVSLSGFLETPQ